The sequence CCTCTGTTTCAGGCACAAAGACCACGAAACCTTCAATTCTTGTGATTCCATCGCCTTCCTTACCTAAATCTTCAATTTTAACCTCATATTCCTCCCCTTCTTTTATTGGGGCCGTTTTTGGGGGTTCATCTGCTCCAAACAATTTATTCACATCCCGAGACCTGTATAAAAAGGTCTTGTTATGTTATTTTTTTGTTTTATTTATTATTTAAATTCTTTGGTAGCTTAATTCTAATGATTACACTGTTAAATAATGGAAATTCAATGGATTTTAACTGATTTTTTTAAGTGAGTCTATTCTAATATTTCAACTACTTATTCTAATGTTACCAGAAGAATCTAATGTTCCAGAAAGAAATTATTTAGATGATCTATTATAATGTAGTAACTGAAGGATCAGTGAATAATAAAATGATCAGGGATTAGTAAATCGAGGTTTCCATGAAAATTTATACCACCCCCATGTGTCAGGAAGCAGTAAGACTGGCTGGTGTTTTAGAGTACATTGTAAAACAGGACAACAATTTTGAGGGTGCAGACTTGGCTATTGTACTATCTGAGACCAAAACCCAAGTTCCTAACCTTAAAATAAAGTTGAATACTTTTAAACAAATTTATGAAAGTATTGATATTATTTCAAACACTTTAAAAACGGAAAAACTGGACCTGGGTGAATGGGAAGATTCTGTTTATGTTTCCAGGGAAATGGAAACAATGGATGAAAGGAAAAAAATAAAAGTTAAGGTGTACTCTAATTTTATCACAGACATAGTAGCTGACATGGGATTTGCCCTGGTTAAAGAAAAACCAGACTTTTTAGTTTTCCCTGACTACCTGAAAGAGGGCAGGAATAAGGATATCTTGAGAGAAATAAAGCTTATGGGTGATAGGGCAGTGGAAATTCCTTCCCATAAAAATGCCTCCTTAAATCCCCTTGAAAGAGCACAAATGAGATATAATATTCTGGAGAGTAGATTATGTACGAAACCTTAACCTATACTGGCGGAGTTCACAAACACGAAGAGATTACTGAGCTTATCGAGGATCTGGGAGGTTTCGTTTTGCAGGAAACCACCAGTCAGATGGATCTGGTCCTCACCCTGGCGGTGCCAGTGGAAGATGTGGAGAAGGTCGAAGAAAAATCCAGTGAACTTCTGGGGAAAATTAAAAGAGCTCCAATGGCAGGAACAGAAATTGCCATTGTATCCCCCACACTGGCCCGACAGCACCTACCACACTCTGCCTGTGATATCTCCGAGTACCTCCGACGTTACGGGGCTAAGGATAACATGATAGGCCTATCCCGAGGGGCAGGTAAGGGAATATCACGCATTTCAGAGGATGAGAAGAGACTCATTGAAGAACATGATCTGGCTGTTTTTGCCCTGGGAAGCTTCAGGGAATGTCTCATGAACAAAACTCACCTTTTCGCAGATATTGACATTCCAGTGGTGGTTACCGGTGCTCCGGAGATGAATGTGGAAGACATACCCGGGGCCACAGCTTATGTTAGTGGATTGGGCAGGATCCCCCGTCGTTTAAAAAGAGGGGAAAACATTCGGGCCCTTAGGAACCTGGTAGATGTTGTTGAGGATATCCTGGATAATCGGCGTAAAGAGATGATGGATGATCCGCCTATAGTCCCGTCTATACTGGTGAAAACAGAAATTGAAAACCAGGTTGAAGCAGTAAAGGAAATTTATTCCCCTGCACCAATAGTCAGCCAGCTGGATGGAGTGAGGGTTAAACTGAACTATGACCAGTACAAGGACCAGATTGCCGAGGTTAAAGTGGATGATTACCGTCTGGGTGATGTCTCTGAGATTAAAAAATCTTTGATGTACGATTACATTCTGGTGAAATTACTGCCTGAAACTTCCATAATCTAAAATTGTGATAATTTAAAATTGTGATAATCTAAACTGAAATCTAAACTGAAATCTAAACTGAAATCTAAACTGAAATCTAAACTAATAATCTAAAAAGATAATCATAAATTTATAAAAATAAGTTATAGCGCATTAATCCATTTTTTAAGATAAATTATTGTTAATAAAGGCTAAATATTTTAAATTAAGCTAAATATTGTTAAATTAAAGTATTTTCTGAAGAATATATATCTAAATGTAATGAAATTGATCCAATTATGAAATTTGATTCAACTGTATTGAATGTGGTTTGCAATAGAAAAAAATGAGAATTAATCAATCAATGGTTCTGTTGGCAGTTATGATGTATTCCGGTTTTGAATGAATTAGGGTGGTTTAAAAATGAGAAGAATCCTGCAGTACACCATGTTCATATCCCTATTTTTTGTGGGATTTCTAATCCTGAACTACTATGTTTTTATGGGAATGTCATTTCTCTTGGATTTGCCAATGGATACTGGATTTTACATAGTAATGATAATTGCCGCAATTTCCTATCCTGTTGCCACTCTGATTGAACGCACAGTTTCCAACAACATAACTCGAGTATTCTACACTGCAGCATCAGCATGGATGGGAATATCATTCTATCTTTTGTTCTTACTAATCATCTACCTGATACTCTCCTGGTTTATTCCAGTTCCCCGTGAAAGTGCCGGTATTTTAATAGCAATACTGGTAACGGTTATCAGTGCATATTCCATTTATAATAGTTACACTTTGAAACTTACAAAACTGGAAATACCATTAAAAGGTTTGAATGAAGATATCAGGGCGGTTCACCTATCAGACATCCATATTGGTTCTGTTAGAAATTCAGGTTACATGGATAGGATTGTCAATGAAACCAACAAACTAAACCCTGATGTGGTTTTTATAACTGGAGACATGGTTGATGGCAGTGCCAGATTGCATAAACATACATTTAAAGCAATAGATGATCTAAAAATGCCAGTATTTTTTGTTACAGGTAATCATGAAACTTACGAAGGATTGGATGAAGTTTTCCGGGTTCTAAAAGACACCAAGCTGAGGATGCTTCAGGGAGAACTGGTTGACTTTAAAGGAATACAGGTAATTGGTGTTGGATATCATTATGGGAAGAAACACCTTAAAAACACACTTTCAAAGCTGGAAATTGACAGTGAAAAACCATCAGTTCTGCTTTACCACCTTCCACAGGAGCTGGAGAATGCCCATGATGCAGGTATTGATCTGCAGCTTTCTGGCCACACTCACAATGGGCAGATGATACCATTTAATTTCATGGTCAGGCTGATGTTCCCTTACATGCAGGGCTTTTATGATTACAAAGGAACTAAATTATACGTATCCCAGGGTACTGGTACATGGGGGCCTCCCATGAGGTTGGGTTCAAGGTGTGAGATGATTCTAATCTCCTTAAAACCAGAAACCAGTTAATTGTTTTTTTAGTTTTGGGCATGTTTTAGTGATCTGTATTTAATGAATATATATTCTAAGATAATTTCATAATTATTTTTAAATTTCTTAATTCTTTTTATCCGCAGTTAATTATATGGTTAAATGAATTTTTAAATTGTTTTGATGGGTTTTTTAAATGGTCTATTTTCATAGGAATGGTAATGTTTATATGGGGTTTTGAATATATATTCATAATACCTGTCTGGCACTGATCAGTAAGTTCATGTAACTTACTTAAGATTCAGAAAATAGGTGTCTTGATTGTAAATTAATCCAAATGGGTGGAAAATAATCTGAAATAGATTGGAAAATCATCCAAATAGGAGGAGATTAAGTTATGGATAAAAAAGAGTATCACTGTAAAATTTGTGGCCTGCAATGGCACACTGTAAAGGACTTTGATGAATGTCCAGATTGCCATTCTAAAGAGATAGAATTGATAACTTTTGAAGGTGAACAGCTAACAAAACCAACCGGACAAACAGAATCTGGAAGAAACCAACAAATGGGTAGAAGGATGGGAGGTGGACCTCCAAGGGTATGTAAATGTCATAAATGCGGATATGAATCTCCTAAGACTCCGGGAGTGCCATGCCGTCAAACAAAATGTCCAGAATGTGGATTTCCACTATGCGGATCTGATTGATAAAATGGAGGAGAACTAAAATGAGTTTAATATGTGTTCCCAGTCTTAGCAATGAAGGCTTACAGGCAGAAGTGTCCCAACATCTAGGTAAAACACCTTACTTTGTGTTAATCAAATGGGAAAATGACCAAATAGAAAAATTCCAGGTATTGGAAAGCGGATCAAAACACTTGGGGGGAAGGATGACTCCGGGTGAATTTATCGCAGGTTCTGGAGCTAACATACTCTTGTGTGGAAATCTAGGCCAAAAAGCAGTGCAAATGATTGAAAAAGCGGGCATTGAGGTTTATGTCGGTGCATCAGGAACAGTAATGGAAGCACTACAAAGCTGGGTAGACAGTAAATTAAAACCAGCCACTATGGATACAGTATGTGCTGATGGCCATTAGTTTAATCACTTCGTTATCTGAATGAAGTGATTTAGGTGAGCTTTGAAAAATAATTGGCAGTGTTGGTGAGACATTCTAAATTTAAATCCTTAAATAAAGGTTCAAAAAAGCGATTTAAAAAATTAATGAAAACTAAAATCCTTAAATAAAGGTGTATTCGTACATTATTAAGAATAATGGGATGGTTATTTGAAAACAGATACTGAAATGGATATAGATTCAGAAGAAGATCAGAAAAAACTCTTAATGCAGCAAGAAATCACTATAGTAAAACGTATGAGTCATATCAGTCATAAAATAGCAGTTATGAGTGGTAAAGGGGGTGTGGGGAAGTCAACTGTATCAGTTAACTTGGCAGCAGCTTTTGCTTTAGAAAATTACCAGACTGGTATCATTGATGTGGACCTGCATGGTCCTGATGTTCCACATATGTTGGGGGTGGAAAATGCAATTTTAAAACAGTCACCTCAGGGAATATTACCGGTTAAAGCCATGGAAAACCTGGAAGTTTTATCAATTGAGTTCATGCTACCGGTCAAGGGTGCTCCTATTATTTGGAGGGGACCTAAAAAGACAGGAGCTATAAGACAGTTTTTATCCGATGTTACCTGGGGAAACCTGGATGTTCTGGTAATTGATAATCCACCTGGAACTGGTGATGAACCGTTAACTGTCCTTCAATCCATCAGTCCTCTGGATGGGGTGGTCATGGTCACCACTCCTCAGGCAGTTGCGGGTGAAGATGTCCGTAAATGTGTTAACATGGTTAAAGGATTGAATATTCCTATCCTGGGAATCATAGAGAACATGTCTGGGTTTACCTGTCCTCATTGCCATGAAGAAATCAATATTCTTGGTAAGGGTGGGGGAAAACAACTGGCAGAAGAATTGGATGTACCATACTTGGGAAGTTTACCCATAGAGACCGGGGTAGGGAAAACTCAAGACCAGGGGAAACCATTCATTCTGGAGAATCCTGATTCTGAAATATCTAAAAAATTCATTAAAATAGTTTCCAAGATTGAAAATAAAGTATTTAATTCAAAAAAGTAATTAGAAGGGGATTAGATGAAAATCGCAATTGCATCAAACGGAGTGAATCTGGATTCACAGGCTAGTCCTGTTTTGGGAAGGTGCTCCCACTTGATAATGGTGGATGGGGAGGATAGAGACTTCAAAGAAATTAAAGTCATACCTAACCCTGCAGTAAATGAAGGAGGAGGTGCTGGAATTAAAACCGCCCGAATTATGGGGAATGAAAAGGTGGATGTAATTATATCTGGATCAGTAGGTCCTAATGCATTTGAAGTTTTGAAACAACTTGAAATAACCATGTATAAAATGGTTCCAGGTACTGTTGAGGAAAATTTAACATTAATGCTT is a genomic window of Methanobacterium formicicum DSM 3637 containing:
- a CDS encoding methanogenesis marker 7 protein; the encoded protein is MYETLTYTGGVHKHEEITELIEDLGGFVLQETTSQMDLVLTLAVPVEDVEKVEEKSSELLGKIKRAPMAGTEIAIVSPTLARQHLPHSACDISEYLRRYGAKDNMIGLSRGAGKGISRISEDEKRLIEEHDLAVFALGSFRECLMNKTHLFADIDIPVVVTGAPEMNVEDIPGATAYVSGLGRIPRRLKRGENIRALRNLVDVVEDILDNRRKEMMDDPPIVPSILVKTEIENQVEAVKEIYSPAPIVSQLDGVRVKLNYDQYKDQIAEVKVDDYRLGDVSEIKKSLMYDYILVKLLPETSII
- a CDS encoding metallophosphoesterase, with the protein product MRRILQYTMFISLFFVGFLILNYYVFMGMSFLLDLPMDTGFYIVMIIAAISYPVATLIERTVSNNITRVFYTAASAWMGISFYLLFLLIIYLILSWFIPVPRESAGILIAILVTVISAYSIYNSYTLKLTKLEIPLKGLNEDIRAVHLSDIHIGSVRNSGYMDRIVNETNKLNPDVVFITGDMVDGSARLHKHTFKAIDDLKMPVFFVTGNHETYEGLDEVFRVLKDTKLRMLQGELVDFKGIQVIGVGYHYGKKHLKNTLSKLEIDSEKPSVLLYHLPQELENAHDAGIDLQLSGHTHNGQMIPFNFMVRLMFPYMQGFYDYKGTKLYVSQGTGTWGPPMRLGSRCEMILISLKPETS
- a CDS encoding Mrp/NBP35 family ATP-binding protein → MDIDSEEDQKKLLMQQEITIVKRMSHISHKIAVMSGKGGVGKSTVSVNLAAAFALENYQTGIIDVDLHGPDVPHMLGVENAILKQSPQGILPVKAMENLEVLSIEFMLPVKGAPIIWRGPKKTGAIRQFLSDVTWGNLDVLVIDNPPGTGDEPLTVLQSISPLDGVVMVTTPQAVAGEDVRKCVNMVKGLNIPILGIIENMSGFTCPHCHEEINILGKGGGKQLAEELDVPYLGSLPIETGVGKTQDQGKPFILENPDSEISKKFIKIVSKIENKVFNSKK
- a CDS encoding NifB/NifX family molybdenum-iron cluster-binding protein; amino-acid sequence: MSLICVPSLSNEGLQAEVSQHLGKTPYFVLIKWENDQIEKFQVLESGSKHLGGRMTPGEFIAGSGANILLCGNLGQKAVQMIEKAGIEVYVGASGTVMEALQSWVDSKLKPATMDTVCADGH
- a CDS encoding TRAM domain-containing protein; translated protein: MFGADEPPKTAPIKEGEEYEVKIEDLGKEGDGITRIEGFVVFVPETEVGEEIKVRITSVRRRFAFAEKVPE
- a CDS encoding NifB/NifX family molybdenum-iron cluster-binding protein translates to MKIAIASNGVNLDSQASPVLGRCSHLIMVDGEDRDFKEIKVIPNPAVNEGGGAGIKTARIMGNEKVDVIISGSVGPNAFEVLKQLEITMYKMVPGTVEENLTLMLQDKLEKLNPSAPRGRGMGNGKFRGR